A region from the Salvia splendens isolate huo1 chromosome 15, SspV2, whole genome shotgun sequence genome encodes:
- the LOC121769143 gene encoding RHOMBOID-like protein 2 produces the protein MIGNGDPERGAPRKHRNQSYYAGGVGNYDMDSHDTYWTSWLVPIIVLANVAMFVVIMFVNNCPKNHDGLHGDCVAKFLRRLSFQPLRQNPLFGPSSSTLEKLGALEWDKIVHQNQAWRLFTCIWLHAGVIHLLANMLSLVFIGIRLEQQFGFLRVGVIYLLSGIGGSILSSLFIRNNISVGASGALFGLLGAMLSELFTNWTIYTNKAAALFTLIVIIAINLAVGILPHVDNFAHIGGFLSGFLLGFILLARPQFGWLEGRNRPADTRLKSKYTVYQYVFWIIATILLIVGFTVGLVMLFKGENANNKCSWCHYLSCVPTSRWSCDN, from the exons atgaTTGGAAATGGAGATCCCGAGAGGGGAGCGCCCAGGAAGCATCGGAACCAGAGCTACTACGCTGGCGGAGTTGGAAACTACGACATGGACTCTCACGACACCTACTGGACTTCCTGGCTGGTTCCGATTATCGTTCTGGCCAACGTCGCCATGTTCGTGGTGATCATGTTCGTCAATAATTGCCCCAAGAATCATGACGGCCTCCATGGAGATTGTGTTGCCAAGTTCCTCCGCCGCCTCTCCTTTCAGCCCCTCCGCCAAAACCCTCTCTTCGGCCCCTCTTCCTCTAC ACTGGAAAAACTTGGAGCGCTCGAGTGGGACAAGATAGTGCACCAGAATCAAGCATGGAGGCTTTTTACTTGCATCTGGCTGCACGCTGGTGTAATTCATTTACTTGCAAACATGCTAAGCTTGGTGTTTATTGGAATTCGACTAGAGCAGCAATTTGGATTTT TGCGTGTAGGGGTAATATACCTGTTATCAGGTATTGGTGGAAGCATTCTATCTTCCCTTTTCATCCGTAATAACATCTCCGTAGGAGCCTCTGGTGCTCTGTTTGGACTTCTTGGAGCAATGTTATCGGAGTTATTTACTAACTGGACTATATATACAAACAAG GCTGCAGCTCTTTTTACTCTGATTGTCATCATTGCAATCAACTTGGCAGTTGGAATTCTTCCACATGTCGACAACTTTGCACATATTGGAGGCTTTCTCTCTGGTTTCCTCCTCGGGTTTATACTCCTTGCCCGTCCACAGTTTGGTTGGTTGGAAGGCCGGAATCGCCCAGCTGATACCAGACTGAAGTCCAAATACACAGTCTACCAATAcgttttctggattattgccaCTATTTTGTTGATTGTCGG ATTTACAGTGGGATTGGTGATGCTGTTCAAAGGTGAAAACGCGAACAACAAATGCAGCTGGTGTCATTACCTTAGCTGCGTGCCTACGTCAAGATGGAGCTGCGACAACTGA